In Candidatus Neomarinimicrobiota bacterium, the following are encoded in one genomic region:
- a CDS encoding NAD(P)-dependent oxidoreductase: MNIFITGSAGFIGRQLCKALVDLNHQVTGFDTNLSGKTKKNNVIKGDILDYEHLTESIPSDTDLIIHLAAEHKDEGPSVKDYFRVNELGTSHITKAAIENHVKKILFFSTVGVYGEQICADEKSQLKPINPYGESKVAAEKIILNWSNESAGRSGLIVRPTAVYGPDNRANIYRLIKQASTGMFIMPGDGKHHKSVVYVENVVASCLFLLDHFSPGISQFNLVDEPSIPLNELVAIIRSSSGKSRSVIHVPLLLLKCLLPIYGILQLMKKRSRSLSFSRLDKFGSSSQFDGQKIRNLGFKQPASTEDGIRKTIEWNRKHGWD, translated from the coding sequence ATGAACATTTTCATTACAGGAAGTGCGGGGTTTATTGGCCGTCAACTTTGTAAGGCATTGGTAGATTTAAATCATCAGGTGACTGGGTTTGATACCAATCTATCAGGCAAAACAAAAAAGAATAACGTCATCAAAGGAGATATTCTTGATTATGAGCATTTAACTGAATCTATTCCCTCAGATACAGATTTAATTATTCATCTTGCAGCAGAACATAAAGATGAAGGTCCTTCAGTTAAAGATTACTTTCGTGTAAATGAATTGGGTACCAGCCATATTACCAAAGCAGCAATAGAAAATCACGTAAAGAAGATATTATTTTTCAGCACGGTAGGAGTCTATGGAGAACAAATTTGTGCAGATGAAAAATCGCAATTGAAACCGATCAATCCATATGGCGAATCCAAGGTCGCAGCGGAGAAAATAATTCTAAATTGGTCGAATGAATCAGCTGGCCGATCGGGATTGATAGTAAGGCCAACAGCTGTGTACGGCCCGGATAACCGAGCGAATATTTATCGTTTAATAAAACAAGCATCTACAGGAATGTTTATTATGCCTGGTGATGGTAAACATCATAAATCTGTTGTTTATGTAGAGAATGTTGTCGCTTCCTGTTTATTTCTTTTAGATCACTTTTCTCCCGGGATAAGTCAATTTAATTTAGTAGATGAACCGTCCATTCCCTTGAATGAACTCGTAGCGATTATTCGATCTTCATCCGGGAAATCAAGGAGCGTAATACATGTTCCATTACTTTTATTAAAATGCCTACTGCCAATATATGGAATACTGCAATTGATGAAAAAACGATCTCGTTCATTATCTTTTTCTCGCCTAGATAAATTCGGTTCTTCAAGTCAATTTGATGGACAGAAAATACGAAATTTGGGTTTTAAGCAACCCGCATCTACAGAAGATGGAATTAGGAAGACCATTGAGTGGAATAGAAAACATGGTTGGGATTGA